A stretch of the Neptunomonas phycophila genome encodes the following:
- a CDS encoding CreA family protein — MKKAVLCLSTLLLLTGCSDNEVGDVSLGLFTLKDIKLDQMVDPIVTGVTCHIASVEANLSLSDPSDSSIACRQTGEITPEMIAQIDKSKSGEVILKKSKSIFFKNMKVRRILDPENQTLMYLSYSTKETTGSFKHSLSTVPLWGTKAYVTPPPAPSN; from the coding sequence ATGAAAAAGGCCGTTTTATGTCTTTCTACCCTGTTATTACTCACAGGCTGCTCCGATAACGAAGTCGGTGACGTTAGCCTTGGATTATTTACTTTAAAAGATATTAAGCTTGATCAGATGGTTGATCCTATCGTGACAGGGGTTACTTGTCATATTGCATCGGTGGAGGCTAATTTAAGCCTATCAGACCCAAGCGACAGCTCAATTGCCTGCCGCCAAACCGGTGAAATAACCCCAGAGATGATCGCACAAATCGATAAAAGCAAATCAGGTGAAGTTATTTTAAAGAAATCTAAAAGCATCTTCTTTAAAAATATGAAGGTACGTCGTATTCTGGATCCAGAAAATCAAACGCTGATGTACTTGTCATACTCTACTAAAGAAACAACAGGTAGCTTTAAGCACAGCTTGTCTACGGTGCCTTTATGGGGCACAAAAGCCTATGTTACTCCGCCTCCCGCTCCATCGAACTAG
- a CDS encoding LysR substrate-binding domain-containing protein codes for MNITVKQLRAFVAVAKTRSFTEACSQIHISQPALSVAIKNLEDALGGPLLSRTTRTLALTPEGEAFLPTAQRLLAELDEALEEMHNRFALFRGKVAIAAMPFFASSCLPDVLLKFRAHHPHINLTVHDVIAEDVIDMVRTGRVEVGIAFDPGEAEDLVFQKLYTDRFMAVIPRQHVLNTKDEITGADILPNDFIVLQRPSSVRLLVDARLEQEGLHISPQLETHQLTTIGQMVSKGLGISIMPSLCEAQMLELGAVCKPLSSPVISHDVGIITRRRYPLSTAAREMIINLQGLKLDVLQC; via the coding sequence ATGAATATTACAGTCAAGCAGTTACGCGCTTTTGTAGCTGTAGCTAAAACTCGTAGTTTTACAGAGGCGTGTTCGCAAATTCATATTTCGCAGCCGGCGTTGAGTGTTGCTATCAAAAATTTAGAAGACGCGCTCGGTGGGCCTTTGCTCTCCCGTACAACCAGAACGTTGGCTTTGACCCCTGAAGGCGAGGCTTTTTTACCTACTGCACAGCGGTTGCTAGCAGAACTGGATGAGGCATTGGAGGAAATGCACAACCGATTTGCGTTGTTTCGAGGAAAAGTAGCCATCGCAGCCATGCCTTTTTTTGCCTCAAGTTGTTTGCCCGATGTGTTGTTGAAGTTTAGGGCGCACCATCCACATATCAACTTGACGGTTCACGATGTGATAGCTGAGGACGTTATCGATATGGTCCGAACGGGGCGAGTAGAGGTCGGTATCGCATTTGATCCTGGGGAAGCTGAAGACCTAGTCTTTCAAAAGCTTTACACAGATCGTTTTATGGCGGTTATTCCTAGACAGCATGTTCTTAATACGAAGGACGAGATAACCGGTGCTGATATTTTACCGAATGATTTTATTGTGCTTCAGCGTCCGTCTAGTGTGCGCCTTTTAGTTGATGCGCGCTTAGAGCAAGAAGGGTTGCACATATCACCGCAGCTCGAAACCCATCAATTAACGACCATTGGGCAAATGGTATCTAAGGGATTGGGTATCAGTATTATGCCTTCGTTATGTGAGGCACAAATGCTAGAGTTGGGGGCTGTGTGCAAACCCTTAAGTAGCCCTGTTATTAGTCATGATGTGGGTATCATTACGCGTCGGCGATATCCATTGTCAACCGCCGCACGTGAGATGATTATTAACCTTCAAGGGTTGAAATTAGATGTGTTGCAGTGCTAG
- a CDS encoding CoA transferase subunit A, with protein sequence MSGFNKVVNSYEEAMAGLEDGMTIIAGGFGLCGIPENLISEIKRKGTTDLTVVSNNCGIDGFGLGILLEDKQIKKMISSYVGENALFEKQLLAGELEVELTPQGTLAEKMRAGGAGIPAFFTATGFGTPVGEGKEVREFNGRSYIMEESITGDFAIVKGWKADRYGNVMYRHTAQNFNPMAATAGKITVVEVEEIVEPGELDPTQIHTPGIYVDRLILGTFEKRIEQRTVRS encoded by the coding sequence ATGTCAGGGTTTAATAAAGTAGTTAACAGCTATGAAGAAGCAATGGCTGGTCTAGAAGATGGCATGACAATCATAGCCGGCGGATTTGGCTTATGTGGTATCCCTGAAAACTTGATCTCTGAGATTAAGCGAAAAGGTACTACTGATCTTACAGTGGTATCTAATAACTGCGGCATAGATGGGTTTGGCTTAGGTATTTTACTGGAAGACAAGCAAATCAAAAAAATGATCTCTTCTTATGTGGGTGAAAACGCACTGTTTGAAAAGCAATTATTAGCTGGCGAACTAGAAGTTGAATTAACACCGCAAGGCACCCTAGCCGAAAAAATGCGTGCAGGAGGAGCCGGTATCCCTGCTTTCTTTACCGCGACGGGTTTTGGTACGCCTGTTGGTGAAGGTAAAGAAGTTCGCGAATTTAATGGTCGTTCTTACATCATGGAAGAATCGATTACAGGTGATTTTGCCATTGTAAAAGGCTGGAAAGCTGACCGTTATGGTAATGTTATGTATCGCCATACCGCGCAAAACTTCAATCCAATGGCCGCAACAGCAGGAAAGATAACAGTCGTTGAAGTTGAGGAAATAGTAGAACCAGGTGAGTTAGACCCTACACAAATACACACACCGGGCATATACGTAGATCGCTTAATCCTCGGTACTTTTGAAAAACGCATCGAACAACGCACTGTACGCAGTTAA
- a CDS encoding CoA transferase subunit B yields the protein MALSREQIAQRVARELQDGFYVNLGIGIPTLVANFVPEGMEVMMQSENGLLGMGPFPTEEEVDADMINAGKQTVTTVKGASIFSSAESFAMIRGGHVDLTVLGAFEVDVNGNIASWMIPGKLIKGMGGAMDLVAGADNIIVTMTHASKHGESKLLPECSLPLTGSGCIKKVVTDLAYIEIEDGAFILKERAPGVSVEEIVSKTAGKMIVPDHVPEMIF from the coding sequence ATGGCTTTATCACGTGAACAAATCGCTCAACGCGTTGCCCGCGAACTGCAAGATGGCTTTTATGTGAATTTAGGGATAGGGATCCCGACTCTTGTTGCTAACTTTGTACCAGAGGGTATGGAAGTAATGATGCAATCAGAGAATGGTCTTCTTGGTATGGGCCCCTTCCCAACCGAAGAAGAAGTTGATGCAGACATGATCAATGCCGGCAAACAAACCGTGACAACGGTTAAAGGCGCATCAATTTTCTCATCTGCAGAATCATTCGCTATGATCCGTGGTGGTCATGTGGACTTAACCGTTCTGGGTGCGTTTGAAGTAGATGTAAATGGCAATATTGCTTCATGGATGATTCCAGGCAAACTCATCAAAGGTATGGGTGGTGCAATGGATCTTGTGGCGGGCGCTGATAACATTATTGTTACTATGACTCACGCATCGAAGCACGGTGAATCCAAACTACTACCAGAATGCTCTCTTCCCCTGACGGGTTCTGGTTGTATTAAAAAAGTGGTTACCGACCTTGCCTACATAGAAATAGAGGACGGCGCATTCATTTTAAAAGAACGCGCGCCCGGTGTATCGGTTGAAGAAATTGTATCTAAGACTGCGGGCAAGATGATCGTCCCTGATCATGTTCCCGAGATGATTTTTTAA
- a CDS encoding MFS transporter: protein MNSKTFTEDLYQKMVDEEDARACKAIDESACKVVPGNFVLTIVSNFFSKLGDAVSNPKIVLPWIMETISAPLFLLGFLVPIRESGSMIPQLVIAGFIRKMEIRKWVWVLGSVLQAASMAGMGFVAWTMEGAAGGWMIIALLIIFSLSRGLSSVAAKDVLGKTIPKSQRGKVTGWSASAAGLITLAYGIVLVFTPTDNFTPAVYGLMLVSAALFWIAGAFVYAKIKEFPGETSGGANGFLEAIKRVNILKTDKPFRKFVITRSLLLCSALTAPYYVVLAQDKLGSPAYLLGLFVIADGAAGLISGPIWGKFADVSSRNVMIIAAALTAILGISVFMIDSLQSEWLSLIWVLPLVYFFLSIAHQGVRVGRKTYVVDLAEGNKRTDYVSVSNTLIGVILLLMGLTGTLATFLSISQIILVLSMLGVIGAWMAKTLPDVEK, encoded by the coding sequence ATGAATAGCAAAACGTTTACTGAAGACCTGTATCAAAAGATGGTAGACGAAGAGGATGCTCGCGCATGCAAAGCCATTGATGAGTCTGCCTGCAAAGTAGTACCCGGAAACTTTGTTCTCACTATTGTGAGTAATTTTTTCTCAAAGCTAGGGGATGCTGTATCTAACCCTAAAATTGTTCTTCCTTGGATTATGGAAACTATCAGTGCCCCTCTTTTTTTACTGGGCTTTTTGGTGCCTATTCGCGAATCTGGATCAATGATTCCACAGTTGGTTATCGCTGGTTTTATCCGGAAAATGGAGATTAGGAAGTGGGTTTGGGTCTTAGGGAGTGTTCTCCAAGCTGCCTCAATGGCAGGCATGGGTTTTGTGGCATGGACTATGGAAGGGGCCGCAGGTGGATGGATGATAATCGCTTTGCTGATTATATTTAGTCTTTCACGCGGTTTAAGCTCAGTCGCCGCGAAAGACGTCCTAGGAAAAACTATTCCCAAAAGCCAACGTGGCAAAGTCACAGGCTGGTCTGCTAGCGCTGCGGGGTTAATCACCTTAGCTTATGGTATCGTGTTAGTATTTACGCCAACGGATAACTTTACTCCGGCGGTATACGGCCTCATGCTGGTGAGCGCTGCGCTTTTTTGGATAGCTGGTGCTTTTGTTTACGCAAAAATCAAAGAATTTCCGGGTGAAACATCCGGTGGCGCTAATGGTTTTCTTGAAGCTATAAAACGCGTCAATATTCTCAAGACAGACAAACCCTTCCGTAAATTTGTTATTACACGCTCTTTACTGCTGTGCTCTGCGTTAACAGCCCCTTATTACGTAGTTCTAGCACAAGATAAGCTTGGATCCCCTGCTTATCTGTTAGGCTTATTTGTGATTGCCGACGGCGCCGCCGGACTTATCTCAGGTCCTATTTGGGGAAAATTTGCTGATGTATCAAGCCGAAATGTCATGATAATTGCAGCTGCTCTCACGGCTATTTTAGGCATAAGCGTTTTCATGATTGATTCACTACAAAGTGAATGGTTATCACTCATTTGGGTCTTACCCTTGGTTTATTTTTTCTTGAGCATAGCGCATCAAGGTGTACGGGTTGGCCGCAAAACTTATGTCGTTGATCTAGCTGAAGGAAACAAACGTACAGATTATGTGTCCGTCAGTAATACGCTCATCGGAGTCATACTTTTATTAATGGGGCTTACCGGCACATTAGCGACCTTTTTAAGTATCAGCCAGATCATATTGGTACTTTCCATGCTAGGTGTAATTGGTGCTTGGATGGCGAAGACATTACCTGACGTAGAAAAATAA
- a CDS encoding alpha/beta hydrolase, which translates to MKSVDVLNFVLPSNHYTRETVHFAKDPRLTMDIYQPSTATEKPVVIFIYGGAWKMGESSEYKFIAHALTGLGYPVIIPNYRLYPSVTFPTFVNDVALAIAYAETHAAHLSVDINKHGYVLMGHSSGAHTAALLATQESFLHNNGVMHKPIGLIGLSGPYDLPLDDPEVEPVFGGAPAENVNPLLNVNQRMPPTLLLHGADDDRVIPKHSKDFAAKIEKQSVAVTLRIYSGVDHVKIIASIAAPLRFMGDSYDDIAHFLSNLERHNDSASTPTTPMSKIQRTDQTTSTTTTTTTTTTTTATIMDTQ; encoded by the coding sequence GTGAAATCGGTTGATGTTCTTAATTTTGTTCTCCCCTCCAATCATTACACGCGGGAGACGGTGCATTTTGCCAAAGACCCGCGATTAACAATGGATATCTACCAGCCGAGCACTGCGACCGAAAAACCCGTTGTCATTTTCATTTACGGTGGTGCTTGGAAAATGGGTGAAAGCTCAGAATATAAGTTTATTGCCCATGCTTTAACGGGCCTGGGTTACCCCGTCATCATTCCTAATTACCGACTGTACCCGTCGGTCACATTTCCAACATTCGTTAACGACGTTGCTCTAGCTATAGCTTATGCCGAAACACACGCTGCCCATTTATCTGTTGATATAAATAAACATGGCTATGTTCTTATGGGGCACTCCTCTGGTGCTCATACAGCGGCGTTACTAGCCACTCAAGAATCTTTCCTACACAACAATGGCGTGATGCATAAACCAATAGGTCTCATTGGCCTATCAGGCCCTTACGATCTACCTTTGGATGACCCAGAGGTAGAACCTGTTTTCGGCGGTGCTCCTGCCGAGAATGTAAACCCTCTACTTAACGTCAATCAACGGATGCCGCCAACACTGCTGCTTCACGGGGCTGATGATGACAGGGTTATTCCTAAACACAGTAAAGACTTCGCTGCGAAGATCGAGAAACAGTCTGTTGCGGTTACCTTGCGGATCTATTCGGGCGTCGATCATGTCAAGATAATAGCGAGTATAGCGGCGCCATTACGCTTTATGGGCGACAGCTACGACGACATAGCTCATTTTTTATCGAACTTAGAACGACATAACGACTCAGCATCAACGCCGACAACTCCTATGAGCAAAATCCAACGAACCGACCAAACTACATCTACGACTACGACTACGACTACGACTACGACTACGACAGCAACAATAATGGATACGCAATAG